GCCGCCCAGGCTCTCCGCCAGGCGCAATTGCATGAGGGCGTTCTTCGCGTAGATGCCCTCCGGGGAGCGGAGGAAGTTGCCCTCCAGGGCGATGGCGCCGAATTCGGGGCCGAATTGCCGCTGCGCCCGATCCCCGTAGGTCGAATGGGTGAATCGCGGGTCGCTCTCGTCCTCCGGCGGCTCCGCCCGGCGCCGCGCCTGGCTGTATTGGTAGACGCCCAGTTTTGTTTCGGGGTGGCGCGCCCGCACGTACTGCTCGGCCAGGCGCAGCGCCCAGGTGAGCGCGCCCTCCTCTTCCCCGAGCAGGTGGAGCATGCCGCCGGCGTAGATGAGATCGCTCCCCGCGTTGATGAAGGTCAACCCGTCGCCCTCGAAAAAGGGCTCGGGCGCGCCGAACTCGTGCTCCCACAAGGCGCCCATGGAACGCCCATAGGCGCCGTGCCGGTTCATGTCCAGGCGGGACCAGTCCAGGATGTGGGCGTTCCAGAGGGCGCGGATGAATTCCGCCGTTTTCTCGGGGTCCACGGACCACATCAACTCATAGAAGGGGAAGTGGTTCTTGAACTCGTGGCAATTGGCGTCGAAATTGCCCACGTTGGTGTTCGTTTCCAGATCCACGAACTGGTGCCCGCCCCAATAGAGGAGCCCCGCCTTGTCGCGCTGGTGGGCGAACATGTGGGCGATGGCCTCCCGGGCCGCGTCTTCGTAGCGGGATTCGCCGGTGAGGCGGCTCAGCCCCGCGAGGGTGCGGAAGAGGTTCTGCTGGCTCGCCATGTTCGACACGATCCAGGCATTGTCCTCAAAGCGCCACCGCACCGGTTCGCCCGTCTCCACATGGACGCCGTCAACAAACAGGGGCGTGTGGGTCTCGCCGTAGACATCGCGGCCTTTGGCGAGCACGTTGTCCGCGAAGGTCACCACCGCCTCGAAGCGGTGATCGTCCGCCGGGGTGCGGTCCAGCGGCGCTACCGCCGCCGCGCCCAGGGCGAAGGTCGCCGCAAACCCTTGGATAAGAAGTATCGTGAAAGCTCTTATTGATGGGCGCAATGGCGTCATGGTGCTCTCCTTAGCGCTCTGCCACATATCAAGTTTCGACCATAGATCAGCGGCGCGCCAGGTGTCAATCCGGACAAAGGACTCTGCAATACGCCACAGGCATGATGGAATTCGCCTGTGAGCCGGTATC
The genomic region above belongs to Candidatus Hydrogenedentota bacterium and contains:
- a CDS encoding pectate lyase, yielding MTPLRPSIRAFTILLIQGFAATFALGAAAVAPLDRTPADDHRFEAVVTFADNVLAKGRDVYGETHTPLFVDGVHVETGEPVRWRFEDNAWIVSNMASQQNLFRTLAGLSRLTGESRYEDAAREAIAHMFAHQRDKAGLLYWGGHQFVDLETNTNVGNFDANCHEFKNHFPFYELMWSVDPEKTAEFIRALWNAHILDWSRLDMNRHGAYGRSMGALWEHEFGAPEPFFEGDGLTFINAGSDLIYAGGMLHLLGEEEGALTWALRLAEQYVRARHPETKLGVYQYSQARRRAEPPEDESDPRFTHSTYGDRAQRQFGPEFGAIALEGNFLRSPEGIYAKNALMQLRLAESLGGQGAQLLEWTREGMGAYAEHAYDAETNTVKPLWADGADLTGYAIQRFGYYGSKGTVFKPATPSTDMMFSYATAYRLTGDTALWEVARGIARGHDLGELGATPGEGAALNMATDNKDPIAVFALIELHQRTGVDGYLDLARRIGDNILAANFHHGFFLPTAGHAHAKFDSLEALALLSIESVLRGKPDAVPAYNGGGGYIHGRYGDMGRTRDGNAIWSVTR